From Methanobrevibacter millerae, a single genomic window includes:
- a CDS encoding C1 family peptidase — protein sequence MKVLKIMIVMLVLIMSVGAVCAADDISDEIISDDGQEDMYMVDEASFTDLTDEINNTGTTLDLTRDYAFNNETDNKIGISIIKDNFVLNGNGHIVDGKNMSRLFAIGGNNVTLSNLILINGNADNGGAVFTEGIVTLNNVTFINNYASTRGGAVGFFTDLLVNINNSKFIDNSGGSGQSIYVDGGNLNIYNTEFTSNLHSKDGQVILKNAIGYMDNVTFANIVSDYVPAIRLEKSKALTVLNSKFVNLTANITAGAFAIKSGGVIYIGNCEFTNTTSSKNAGAILADITGDNGLFPGNVTIVDTVFRDTSSGFGGAFIQFGGELLINNTEFINNHATYNGGSVYISYVDYAEVNDCNFTSNNVDIIENYPTYGGAMVIDMSVITINNSRFVNNTASEGNAIYAYDASYAIKNSLFENNSNAIYTFFDKESVLENNTFINDNISTNNTFYATIQVGEGMQLTLLNNTISVDTLPKRFDLRDWGWVSPIRNQGWMGACWTFGMTGTLESALLKATGIAADLSENNMQDSMLRYSRYGINSMLEGGGNLASVGYLLSWFGAFIQDADTYDELGKLSPQITTNQDIHVQDVMFTPNNEIPKGTQLKLAILKYGSIDVSYNGQSTYNEVTPYYNPETYAQYVNDSSIQPNHAVSIVGWDDNFPKEKFGITPPGDGAWIVKNSWGPDFGENGFLYVSYYDQTLLKSLNVISYATSIIIENTVPYNKNYQYDMFWGTDFVGNGTVRYMNVFEALGTDAIAAVGTYFNQSGINYTVEIYVNDVLKLTQDGVSPYYGFHTIKLDNYVPIKEGDVFKAVITSNSMPRVELKDARVHYTENISFISFDGETWEDAYNLGYIACLKVYTVALPIYTEDLVKIYKNDSKFEANIGVANETVTFEINGGSYNRTSDENGTARIAINLNPGNYTIKTTFNGTTVENSITVLPTLIADNLVKYFRNASQFYITLIDGQGNPVAGKNITMNINGVFYNRVTNENGTARLNINLNPGEYILTALDPLTGLQMSYNITVLSTLEAEDLEMKYKDGSTFNVTVLDGQGNPLAGVSVTFNINGVFYNRTTDSNGIARLNINLMAGEYIITSEYDDLRISNTIIIKD from the coding sequence ATGAAGGTCTTAAAGATTATGATTGTCATGCTTGTTTTAATCATGTCGGTGGGGGCAGTCTGCGCAGCAGACGACATTTCCGATGAGATTATAAGTGATGACGGTCAGGAAGACATGTATATGGTGGATGAAGCTTCATTCACTGATTTGACTGATGAGATAAACAATACGGGCACGACTTTGGATTTAACCAGGGACTATGCCTTCAACAATGAAACAGACAACAAAATTGGAATCAGCATAATCAAGGATAATTTTGTCCTTAACGGTAATGGCCACATAGTTGATGGGAAAAACATGTCAAGATTATTCGCAATTGGTGGAAACAACGTCACATTAAGCAACTTAATCTTAATAAACGGTAATGCGGATAATGGTGGGGCAGTATTCACAGAAGGAATCGTAACACTTAACAACGTAACTTTCATCAACAACTACGCAAGCACACGGGGAGGAGCTGTAGGATTTTTCACTGATTTGCTCGTAAACATTAACAATTCAAAATTCATTGATAATTCTGGCGGTTCAGGTCAATCAATATATGTTGATGGCGGTAACTTAAACATTTACAATACGGAGTTTACTTCAAATCTACATTCTAAAGATGGACAAGTCATTTTAAAAAATGCTATAGGTTATATGGATAACGTTACCTTTGCAAATATCGTATCTGATTATGTTCCGGCAATACGACTTGAAAAATCAAAAGCCCTTACGGTACTTAATTCCAAATTCGTTAATTTAACCGCCAACATCACTGCAGGTGCGTTTGCCATTAAAAGCGGTGGTGTAATATACATCGGGAATTGTGAATTCACAAATACCACTTCTTCTAAAAATGCAGGTGCAATCCTTGCAGACATTACTGGAGATAATGGCCTCTTCCCGGGTAATGTAACAATAGTCGACACAGTATTCAGGGACACTTCTTCAGGATTCGGTGGAGCATTCATTCAATTTGGCGGTGAACTCCTAATAAACAACACGGAGTTTATAAACAATCATGCTACATATAATGGCGGTTCAGTTTATATTTCATATGTTGATTATGCTGAAGTCAATGACTGTAATTTTACCTCAAACAACGTTGACATAATTGAAAACTATCCTACCTATGGTGGAGCAATGGTCATTGATATGAGTGTCATAACTATAAACAACTCCAGATTCGTCAATAATACTGCAAGTGAAGGAAATGCAATCTATGCTTATGATGCATCATATGCGATTAAAAATTCACTATTTGAAAATAATTCAAATGCTATTTACACCTTTTTCGATAAGGAATCTGTTTTAGAAAACAATACATTCATTAATGACAACATCTCAACCAACAATACATTCTATGCAACAATCCAGGTTGGAGAAGGTATGCAGTTAACATTGCTTAACAATACGATTTCTGTTGATACTCTTCCAAAAAGATTTGATTTGCGTGATTGGGGATGGGTTTCACCTATCAGAAATCAAGGATGGATGGGTGCCTGCTGGACATTCGGAATGACCGGCACTTTAGAATCCGCATTATTGAAAGCAACAGGCATTGCAGCCGACCTTTCAGAAAACAACATGCAGGATTCCATGTTAAGATATTCAAGATATGGAATAAATTCAATGCTTGAAGGTGGAGGTAACCTCGCTTCTGTAGGTTATCTGTTGAGCTGGTTTGGAGCATTCATACAGGATGCGGATACTTATGATGAGCTTGGAAAACTTTCTCCACAGATTACAACCAATCAGGATATTCATGTTCAGGATGTGATGTTTACACCTAACAATGAAATACCAAAAGGCACACAGCTCAAATTGGCAATCCTGAAATACGGTTCCATAGACGTATCATATAATGGACAATCCACCTATAATGAAGTGACTCCTTATTATAATCCGGAAACTTATGCACAGTATGTTAATGACAGTTCCATTCAACCTAACCATGCGGTTTCAATTGTCGGATGGGATGACAATTTCCCAAAAGAAAAGTTCGGAATTACGCCTCCTGGTGACGGCGCATGGATTGTTAAGAACAGCTGGGGTCCTGACTTTGGAGAAAATGGATTCTTATATGTTTCATATTATGATCAAACGCTCTTAAAATCCCTCAATGTAATAAGTTATGCCACATCAATAATAATTGAAAATACTGTGCCGTACAATAAGAACTATCAATATGATATGTTTTGGGGAACTGATTTCGTAGGTAATGGAACTGTAAGATATATGAATGTATTTGAAGCATTGGGAACTGATGCGATTGCTGCTGTCGGAACATACTTCAACCAAAGCGGTATCAATTACACTGTTGAAATTTATGTAAATGACGTGTTAAAATTGACTCAGGACGGAGTATCTCCATATTACGGTTTCCACACAATCAAATTGGATAATTACGTCCCAATTAAAGAGGGAGATGTTTTTAAAGCCGTAATAACATCAAACAGTATGCCAAGAGTCGAATTGAAGGATGCTAGAGTACATTATACTGAAAATATCTCATTCATATCCTTCGACGGAGAAACCTGGGAAGACGCTTATAATTTGGGTTATATTGCATGTCTAAAAGTCTACACTGTTGCTTTACCGATTTACACCGAAGATTTGGTCAAAATCTATAAAAACGATTCCAAATTTGAGGCCAATATCGGAGTTGCAAACGAAACAGTCACATTTGAAATCAATGGCGGAAGCTATAACAGAACCAGTGATGAAAACGGAACTGCCAGAATAGCTATTAACTTAAATCCTGGCAATTACACGATAAAAACTACATTCAACGGCACGACAGTTGAAAACTCCATAACAGTATTGCCAACATTAATTGCCGATAATCTGGTTAAATACTTCAGGAACGCCTCCCAGTTCTACATTACATTAATCGATGGTCAAGGTAATCCTGTAGCCGGCAAGAACATTACCATGAACATTAATGGTGTGTTCTATAATCGCGTGACCAATGAAAACGGTACTGCAAGGTTAAACATTAACTTAAACCCTGGCGAGTACATCCTGACTGCTTTAGATCCTTTAACCGGTCTTCAGATGTCTTATAACATTACTGTTTTATCCACATTGGAAGCTGAGGATTTGGAAATGAAGTATAAAGACGGCTCAACATTCAACGTAACTGTTCTGGATGGTCAGGGCAATCCATTGGCTGGAGTTTCAGTAACTTTCAACATCAACGGGGTCTTCTACAACCGTACAACAGATTCCAATGGAATAGCCAGATTAAACATCAATTTGATGGCTGGCGAGTACATCATTACTTCCGAGTATGATGACTTAAGAATTTCAAATACCATAATTATTAAGGATTAA
- a CDS encoding C1 family peptidase, translating to MKVLKIMIVMLVLIMSVGAVCAADDISDEIISDDSQDTLEIMQDDVYTTGEGSFSSLADEIENAGTTLDLAKDYVFNNESDYELTEGIVINKTDFTINGNDYTIDGNNMARIFNILGGDNITISNLNFVNAKGKFGGAISSVPSITLINVTFKENRAVVGAAVFSTQNAMFDNVTFANNTAARGGAIYSEDGCFDVINCQFDNNTATWGGSIYCKNETRVSNSVFRNSKSSYGAAIYAEKMFSVKNSTFENLYANETAGAIGIKGFDYVEIDGCTFTNTKSRKNAGAVFIDIGLKETGNSSITNSKFIGSSGDYGGALVQLGGKIFIGGCEFTNNFAIYDGGAIYLSYLTAVINNTSVNGNKLGYEDISCGGGIYCDVFNITIENSNFTDNAIQAVYAYDTELNMNNIIFSNNGEAVHGVFLIYDLKNINPGNDTLILNDTNYDSNFHEIAKNIVLINNVINVAALPSRYDSRDWGWVSSVKDQGDMGSCWTFGTCGALESALLKATGIEYDFSENNMQNSMLQYSKYGIKGEEEGGAREQGLEYVLSWFGVMPSEFDTYDQLGKLSPLITSNDKIHIFDAAFANPRKNATDNDMLKKLILMCGSVTTGYYNNDSCLNEETFAYYQTAKNRTNHAISLVGWDDNYPASNFLQTPPGNGAFILKNSWGTNFGENGYMYISYYDTSLLNTSFAIGFIIGNTENYTTNYQTDLGGHLEHVNGNGSIISYKNTYESCGIQSISAIGSYFDVNENYTIEIYVNGELKHNQSGISPYTGYHTIKLTTEIPITTEDVFTALMKKESVYLLTDSRQIYKENMTFIDFGNGWKDLSLDNKTISLKVYAKDLAIYTEDLVKIYKNDSKFEANIGVANETVTFEINGGSYNRTSDENGTARIAINLNPGNYTIKTTFNATTVENSITVLPTLIADNLVKYFRNASQFYITLIDGEGNPVAGQNITMNINGVFYNRLTNENGTARLNINLNPGEYILTAIDPLTGLQMSYNITVLSILEADDLEMKYKDGSTFNVTVFDGQGNPLAGVSVTFNINGVFYNRTTDSAGIARLNINLMAGEYIITSEYDNLKISNTITIKD from the coding sequence ATGAAGGTCTTAAAGATTATGATTGTCATGCTTGTTTTAATCATGTCGGTGGGGGCAGTCTGCGCAGCAGACGACATTTCCGATGAGATTATAAGTGATGACAGTCAAGATACTTTGGAAATTATGCAAGATGATGTTTATACGACTGGGGAAGGTTCATTCAGTAGTTTGGCTGATGAAATAGAAAATGCAGGCACGACTTTGGATCTAGCCAAGGACTATGTATTTAATAATGAAAGCGATTATGAACTTACTGAGGGGATTGTAATAAACAAAACAGATTTTACCATAAACGGTAATGATTACACTATTGACGGAAATAATATGGCTAGAATCTTTAATATCCTGGGTGGAGACAACATTACGATTTCAAATCTCAATTTTGTAAATGCTAAAGGCAAATTTGGTGGAGCTATCAGTTCAGTACCCTCAATTACCTTAATTAACGTGACATTTAAGGAAAATCGTGCTGTAGTTGGAGCTGCAGTTTTTTCAACCCAAAATGCCATGTTTGATAATGTAACATTCGCAAACAATACTGCTGCGCGTGGAGGAGCAATATATAGTGAAGACGGTTGCTTTGATGTAATTAATTGTCAGTTCGATAACAATACCGCTACCTGGGGAGGAAGTATTTACTGCAAAAATGAAACAAGAGTCAGCAATTCCGTTTTTAGAAATTCAAAATCATCATATGGTGCTGCAATATATGCTGAAAAAATGTTTTCCGTTAAAAATTCAACTTTTGAAAATCTTTATGCAAATGAAACTGCAGGTGCAATAGGAATTAAAGGATTTGATTATGTAGAAATTGACGGCTGTACCTTTACAAATACCAAATCACGCAAAAATGCCGGTGCAGTATTTATAGATATTGGCCTTAAAGAAACCGGAAACTCAAGCATTACCAATTCAAAATTTATAGGCTCAAGCGGCGATTACGGCGGAGCATTGGTTCAATTGGGCGGTAAAATATTTATCGGAGGATGTGAATTTACAAATAACTTCGCCATATATGACGGAGGAGCAATATACCTCTCATATCTAACTGCAGTTATCAATAATACATCAGTCAATGGAAATAAACTGGGTTATGAGGATATAAGCTGCGGAGGTGGAATATATTGTGACGTTTTCAATATAACCATAGAAAACTCCAACTTTACAGATAATGCAATTCAGGCAGTCTATGCATATGACACAGAATTAAACATGAATAATATAATATTTTCGAATAATGGAGAAGCGGTTCATGGAGTTTTCCTCATTTATGATTTAAAAAATATTAATCCTGGAAATGATACCTTAATTTTAAATGACACGAATTATGATAGTAATTTCCATGAAATAGCTAAAAATATTGTGCTTATAAACAATGTAATTAATGTAGCAGCTCTTCCATCAAGATACGACTCACGCGATTGGGGATGGGTTTCATCAGTTAAAGACCAGGGAGACATGGGTTCCTGCTGGACATTCGGTACCTGCGGCGCCCTGGAATCCGCATTATTGAAGGCAACCGGAATTGAATATGACTTTTCAGAAAATAACATGCAAAACAGCATGCTGCAATATTCAAAATACGGTATTAAAGGAGAAGAGGAAGGCGGAGCCAGAGAACAGGGTCTTGAATATGTTCTCAGTTGGTTTGGAGTTATGCCAAGCGAATTTGATACCTATGATCAGTTAGGAAAATTATCTCCATTAATAACTTCAAATGATAAAATCCACATTTTCGATGCGGCTTTTGCAAATCCTCGTAAAAACGCAACGGATAATGATATGCTTAAAAAATTAATACTTATGTGCGGATCAGTTACAACCGGTTATTATAATAATGATTCCTGCTTGAATGAAGAAACATTCGCATATTACCAGACCGCTAAAAACCGCACTAATCATGCAATAAGCCTTGTCGGATGGGATGATAACTATCCTGCTTCAAACTTCCTGCAAACCCCTCCGGGAAATGGAGCTTTCATCCTTAAAAACAGCTGGGGAACCAACTTCGGAGAAAACGGATACATGTACATATCCTACTATGACACAAGCCTTTTAAACACCAGCTTTGCAATAGGATTCATTATTGGAAATACTGAAAACTACACTACAAACTACCAGACAGACCTGGGCGGACATTTAGAACATGTAAATGGCAATGGAAGCATTATAAGCTATAAGAATACTTATGAATCATGCGGTATACAATCAATAAGTGCAATAGGAAGTTACTTTGACGTAAACGAAAACTACACAATTGAAATCTATGTGAATGGTGAATTAAAACATAATCAAAGTGGAATTTCACCGTATACGGGTTACCATACCATTAAGTTAACAACAGAAATTCCAATAACGACTGAAGATGTCTTCACCGCACTGATGAAAAAAGAATCAGTTTATTTATTAACCGATTCAAGACAAATCTATAAAGAAAATATGACTTTCATTGACTTTGGTAACGGATGGAAAGACTTGTCTTTGGACAATAAAACAATCTCCTTAAAAGTCTATGCTAAAGACTTGGCTATTTACACCGAAGATTTGGTTAAAATCTATAAAAACGATTCCAAATTTGAAGCAAATATTGGCGTTGCTAACGAAACTGTAACCTTTGAAATCAATGGCGGAAGCTATAACAGAACCAGTGATGAAAACGGAACTGCCAGAATAGCCATTAACTTAAATCCGGGTAACTACACAATCAAAACCACGTTCAACGCCACAACAGTTGAAAATAGCATTACAGTATTGCCAACGTTAATTGCCGATAATCTGGTTAAATACTTCAGAAACGCATCTCAGTTCTACATTACATTAATCGACGGTGAAGGTAATCCTGTAGCAGGACAAAACATTACCATGAACATCAACGGTGTGTTCTACAATAGGCTAACCAATGAAAACGGTACTGCCCGCTTGAACATCAACCTGAACCCTGGAGAATACATCCTGACAGCTATTGATCCGTTAACTGGTCTTCAGATGTCCTATAATATCACGGTTTTATCCATATTGGAAGCTGACGATTTGGAAATGAAATATAAGGACGGCTCAACATTTAATGTTACTGTCTTCGATGGTCAAGGCAATCCGTTGGCTGGAGTTTCAGTAACTTTCAACATTAACGGAGTGTTCTACAATCGCACAACAGATTCTGCAGGAATTGCCAGGTTAAACATCAACCTGATGGCCGGCGAGTACATCATAACTTCAGAGTATGATAACTTGAAAATTTCAAACACAATAACTATTAAGGATTAA
- a CDS encoding MFS transporter, translated as MNVKSNSRMQLLVLFIIAASLVTIAQAIITTGVVYLMSDFSVSSTQAQWSYSVFLLVVGVMIPLSAYISRRFTARTIFFFSLIIFLLGSVICYFSTSLIVLIIGRILQGIGNGIIMPYVQILLLRSIPEEKWQTYMGLYGLVIAIAPVIGSFIGGFVITLYGWRELFSFFTVATTILLVLGIFLVKDDTPTEDYPLDYLSVILSIIGCAGVMLGFTNVADYGFTHYLVILPIIIGIISLILFVKRQPKLEKPLINLPILKNKYFMVGTTFICILFACLNGCTALIPIFIQGVAYNSAIISASVMLPGGLLIIVFNIIGPLLTNRIGIKKVLIMGCVVSIIGFACMMFYTQDSSFEFMAITQSIRYIGTGLALMPATTWTLTMVSDKVEDGTAVNNTLRQIFAAIGSSIVVVIVAILAGGAIEHNTASVVAFNQTSLIMLVLHVVMLILTILYIDDKEKIENKNTSA; from the coding sequence ATGAATGTCAAATCAAACAGCCGCATGCAGCTTTTGGTTCTGTTCATTATAGCTGCAAGCCTGGTAACCATAGCTCAAGCGATTATTACAACCGGTGTCGTTTACCTGATGAGTGACTTTTCCGTCTCATCAACACAGGCACAGTGGTCCTATTCAGTATTCCTGCTTGTTGTAGGAGTCATGATACCCTTAAGCGCATATATATCACGCCGATTCACCGCAAGAACAATATTCTTCTTTTCGTTAATCATATTTCTTTTGGGATCTGTCATATGCTATTTTTCAACTTCCTTAATCGTGCTGATTATCGGCAGGATTCTTCAGGGAATTGGAAACGGCATTATAATGCCTTATGTCCAGATTTTGCTCCTGAGAAGTATTCCTGAAGAGAAATGGCAGACTTATATGGGATTATACGGTTTGGTTATTGCAATAGCTCCGGTCATCGGCTCCTTCATCGGAGGCTTTGTCATAACATTATACGGCTGGAGAGAACTGTTTTCATTTTTCACTGTTGCCACGACAATCCTTCTGGTTTTAGGCATATTCCTTGTAAAGGACGATACTCCAACCGAAGATTATCCTCTGGACTATCTGTCCGTCATACTGTCGATTATCGGATGTGCAGGAGTAATGCTTGGCTTTACAAATGTTGCGGATTACGGATTTACCCATTATCTGGTAATATTGCCGATAATCATTGGAATCATATCTTTGATTTTGTTTGTAAAGCGCCAGCCAAAACTGGAAAAACCTCTGATTAACCTGCCCATACTTAAAAACAAGTATTTCATGGTGGGAACAACATTTATCTGCATTCTTTTTGCATGCCTGAACGGATGCACCGCACTTATCCCGATATTCATTCAGGGCGTAGCCTACAATTCCGCAATCATTTCCGCTTCCGTGATGCTTCCGGGCGGATTGCTGATAATTGTCTTCAATATTATCGGCCCATTGCTTACAAATAGGATTGGAATCAAAAAGGTTCTGATTATGGGATGCGTTGTTTCCATAATTGGATTTGCATGCATGATGTTCTATACCCAGGATTCCTCCTTTGAATTCATGGCGATAACCCAGTCAATCCGTTATATCGGTACCGGACTGGCCCTGATGCCTGCAACGACATGGACATTGACCATGGTATCCGACAAGGTCGAGGACGGAACCGCAGTAAACAATACATTAAGACAGATTTTTGCGGCAATCGGCTCATCAATCGTGGTTGTTATAGTGGCAATTTTGGCAGGAGGAGCCATAGAACACAATACCGCTTCGGTTGTTGCATTCAACCAGACTTCACTGATTATGCTTGTTTTGCATGTTGTAATGCTTATTTTGACTATCCTTTATATTGACGATAAGGAGAAAATTGAAAATAAAAATACAAGTGCCTGA
- a CDS encoding MATE family efflux transporter — MNFKIADSKFKELLIPSLLLVMALNLSSVVDSFFVGSFIGPDAVAAVELLEPIILLMTVFEWLFGLGGQIISINKKSEFDIDGSNRYFTASMVVSFLASLVMAIVCLFFMDPLATLLGSSHATKPLVMQYSTFLYGCFVVSTIASVLTQYIRVDDQPNFASLVIIVANVINIILDYVFLSSGMGMASASLASFIGYTLSLVLCLWYIRNPKRTFRFVRSALEIKTFLKTTWKMTKVGFPGASMGIFDVIFVYIMNRFLGLTLGDIGLTTYMVCMDILVIGSIVDVGISETLTSIVPVYYAKHDYLNLKHLIRISLLITVICAIVLTVFIWVWPEGFLALYGFNQMEIADFVINAVKLYSLFFIISVLPCLLIFYYEAIERSALSTVLSVLYTLALPLVCVIGLYNLIGSNGIWLGFPVSCLLTVIIIYLSVKVIQKREPKYSGLFFIEKDLIDKTRNFVLTDNDLNAREECLNHLKNLKTNDEFCENVNKIFDVIFDTNPHGTYVEVLVIDYDDNVHVDIKYDGEHENLEHLKHNFPEGLFKYAEVLGFNTIEYVMDKI; from the coding sequence ATGAATTTTAAAATTGCGGACAGTAAATTTAAAGAATTATTAATACCTAGCCTGCTTCTAGTCATGGCTTTGAACTTAAGTTCTGTTGTTGATAGCTTTTTTGTAGGTTCATTTATTGGTCCGGATGCAGTTGCTGCAGTTGAACTTTTAGAACCTATAATTTTATTAATGACTGTTTTTGAATGGTTATTTGGACTTGGAGGGCAAATTATTTCCATAAATAAAAAATCTGAATTTGATATTGATGGGAGTAACCGCTACTTTACAGCATCAATGGTCGTGTCATTTCTTGCGTCACTGGTAATGGCTATTGTATGCTTGTTCTTTATGGATCCTCTGGCTACACTTTTAGGCTCTTCACATGCTACAAAACCTCTTGTAATGCAATATTCAACATTTTTGTATGGATGTTTTGTCGTGTCTACAATAGCTTCAGTGCTTACACAGTATATTCGTGTTGACGACCAGCCCAACTTTGCATCACTGGTTATCATTGTAGCTAATGTGATTAATATCATCTTGGATTATGTCTTTCTGTCCTCAGGCATGGGTATGGCTTCCGCATCACTCGCATCATTTATAGGATATACACTTAGCCTAGTATTATGTTTATGGTATATCCGCAACCCAAAAAGAACATTCAGATTTGTTCGATCAGCACTTGAAATTAAAACTTTCCTTAAAACAACATGGAAAATGACCAAGGTAGGTTTTCCGGGTGCAAGTATGGGTATCTTTGATGTTATATTCGTCTATATAATGAACAGGTTCCTGGGTTTAACATTAGGAGATATAGGGCTGACTACTTACATGGTGTGTATGGACATATTGGTAATCGGAAGTATTGTTGATGTTGGAATTTCAGAAACATTGACATCAATAGTTCCAGTATATTATGCAAAACATGATTATCTTAATTTGAAACATTTGATTAGGATTTCACTTTTAATTACAGTAATCTGTGCAATAGTATTGACTGTATTCATATGGGTCTGGCCTGAAGGATTCCTGGCACTTTACGGATTCAACCAAATGGAAATTGCCGATTTCGTAATAAATGCAGTTAAATTATATTCACTCTTCTTTATAATATCCGTACTTCCTTGCCTTCTTATATTCTACTATGAAGCCATTGAAAGGTCCGCCCTTTCAACAGTTCTTTCCGTGCTTTACACACTTGCACTTCCATTGGTTTGTGTAATCGGATTATACAATCTTATTGGTTCAAACGGAATATGGTTAGGATTTCCTGTGTCATGTTTGCTCACAGTGATTATCATTTACCTCAGCGTTAAGGTTATTCAGAAAAGAGAACCGAAATACAGTGGATTATTCTTCATAGAAAAGGACTTGATCGATAAAACTAGAAACTTTGTCTTGACGGACAATGATTTAAATGCAAGAGAAGAATGTTTAAATCATTTGAAAAATCTAAAGACAAATGATGAATTCTGTGAAAATGTCAACAAGATTTTTGACGTGATTTTTGATACCAATCCTCACGGCACATATGTGGAAGTGCTTGTCATAGACTATGATGACAACGTCCATGTTGATATCAAATACGATGGCGAACATGAAAACCTTGAACATCTGAAGCATAACTTCCCGGAAGGCCTTTTCAAGTATGCGGAAGTTTTAGGATTCAATACCATTGAATATGTTATGGATAAAATCTAA